GGCGCAATACAATCTCGACTTTTCGATCAAGAAGAATCGGGAAGGTGAGGCCCATTTTTTGACCAGCAAAGCGGCCTTTTCCGGCTTCTCACCAAATTTGACACCCAGGACGACGAAGTCCTTATCTTTGTATTCCTCGTAGGGTGCCTGTATTTCCAGAATTTCCTCCTGACAAGGTTTACACCAAGTCGCCCAAAAGTTCAAGAGGACAAGCTTTTCTTCCATCG
The DNA window shown above is from Candidatus Manganitrophaceae bacterium and carries:
- a CDS encoding TlpA family protein disulfide reductase, whose product is MEEKLVLLNFWATWCKPCQEEILEIQAPYEEYKDKDFVVLGVKFGEKPEKAALLVKKWASPSRFFLIEKSRLYCAIKSSASRSASSLTRMESLRNGSLAER